In Nocardia sp. NBC_01327, the genomic stretch CACGCCATCGACCCCGGCGAGGCGCCGCAGTCCCTGCCCGCCGCCGGTCCCGATCCGGCCGCCGACACCCTGCGCACGGCGGAGCAGGGTGTGCGCACGCTACTGGGCGAACGGCCGGTCTTCGCGCTGGCGCTGCGCTGGCTCGAACGCAGGCAACCGGCCCCGCCGCCGCGGATCGCGCTGCTGCACACCGATCTGCGCAACGGCAACATCATTGTCGGCGAGGACGGTCTGCGGGCCGTACTGGATTGGGAAGGGGCACAGCGCTTCGGCGACCCGATGCGCGATGTGGCCTGGTCCGCGCTGCGGATGTGGCGTTTCCGCGAGGACGCGCGGGAGTTCGGCGGTTTTGCCGACCGCGCGAGTTTCGTGCGCGGCTACGAGTCCGCGGGCGGCAACTTCGACGTGGACCGGTTCCGCTGGTGGAAGGTCATGGGCACGCTGGCCTGGGGCGTCGGGCTGGCGTCGCAGGCCGCCGCACATCTGGACGGAACCGTCCGCGACATTGTGATGGCCGCCAGCGGCCGCCGCGTATCGGAGATCGAGTGGGATCTGCTCATGCTGATCCGGCCCGACACGAAAGCTTAGGAGCGAGCGTGGATTTCGAACTGCCACACGAACTGACCGCGTATCTGCGGGAGCTGGACTCGTTCATCGAGGCCGAGATCATCCCGCTCGAACAACAGCACGACAATATCCGCTTCTTCGACCACCGCCGCGAGGATGCCCGCACCGACTGGGACCGCAACGGCCTGCCCAGCGCGGAATGGGAGGAACTGCTCGCCCAGGCCCGCCGCCGCGCCGATGCCGCGGGCCACTACCGCTACGCCTTTCCCCAGGAGTTCGGTGGCCGCGACGGCAATAATCTGGGCATGGCCGTGATCCGCGAACATCTGGCCAAGCGTGGTCTGGGCCTGCACTGCGATCTGCAGAACGAGCATGCCATCGTCGCCAACAATGTCGGACTGCTGCTCATGCTCGAGTACGGGTCCGAGGCTCAGAAGACGCAGTGGGTCGACGGACTGGCCGACGGCAGCAGGTTCTTCGCCTTCGGGATCACCGAACCTGAGCACGGCTCGGATGCCACACATATGGAGACCACCGCCGTCCGTGACGGTGACGACTGGATCATCAACGGCGCCAAGACCTGGAACACGGGTGTGCACATCGCAGACGCCGACCTGATCTTCGCCCGCACTGCCGGGCAGGCTGGTGACGGGCGCGGCATCACCGCATTCCTGGTGCCCACCAGCGCCCCCGGCTTCCAAGTCGAGGAATACCTGTGGACGTTCAATATGCCCACCGATCACGCGCGCATCTCGCTGACCGAGGTGCGCGTACCGAATTCGGCCATCTTCGGGCAGGAGGGCCGCGGCCTCGGAGTTGTGCAGCATTTCTTCAACGAGAACAGGATTCGCCAGGCCGCCTCCAGTCTCGGTGCGGCGCAATACTGCATCGACCAGTCCGTCGCCTATGCCAAGGAGCGCAAGCCTTTCGGCACTCCCCTGGCCGCCAACCAGGCCATCCAGTTCCCGCTGGTGGAACTGCACACACAGTGCGAGATGCTGCGCGCGCTGATCCACAAGACCGCCTGGTCGATGGACACCTACGGCACTTTCACTGTCTCCGAACAGGTCTCGATGTGCAACTACTGGGCCAACCGACTCTGCTGCGAAGCCGCCGACCGAGCCATGCAGGTCCACGGCGGCCTCGGCTACTCCCGCCACAAACCCTTCGAGCACATCTACCGCCACCACCGGCGCTACCGCATCACCGAAGGCGCAGAGGAGATCCAGATGCGCCGGGTGGCCGGGTACCTGTTCGGATTCATGGACCGGGCCGCGGTGAAGGGTGTGTGACAGCGCGCCCGGAGGTACCGGCGTCACGCCAATATTGTTGCCCCACAGTGACGACAGCCGAACCACCCGATACACCGCATCAGTGGTTCTGCTCGATTAACTTGGTCCCATGGGACTTTCCGCCGCCGAGGTGTTCGACGGACTCGGCATCGACTATGAGAAGGCGTTCGCCGGGCTGACGGCGCACCGCGAGGAACTCGAGTGGCTGCTGTCCGAGCTACCCGCACGGTCGAAGGTCCTCGATGTCGGCTGCGGTACCGGGCGGCCGACAGCCGAGGTACTGGTGGCCGCAGGACATGACGTCACCGGTTGCGATATCTCGCCCGGAATGATCGAGATAGCCCGCAACCAGGTCGCCGGTGCCCGATTCGAAGTCGCAGACCTGCGAACACTGTCGTATCCGGCCGAGAGCTGGGATGCGGTGACAGCATTCTTTCCCCTGCTCCAACTGACCAGAGCCGAAATCGACGCCGCACTGGTGAAATTCGCCGATTGGCTGACTCCCGGCGGCATCTTCCTACTGGCCACGGTCCCCGCAGACGTCGAGAGCCTCGACATCGAATTCATGGGAAAGCCCGTCACCGTCAGCAGCTATCCCCCAGAGGAATTCGCCCGCCGCCTCACCACGGCAGGCCTCGAGGTCCTCCACCACCGAGTAGTCGAATTCCACCCCGACCACCCCAATGCCATCCCCGAACACGACCTCTTCCTCGCCGCCCGCAAGCCTCCTGACCAGTAGTCGCGCTAGACCGCCTGCCGCCGTTGCGGCCGGCCCTGCCACCACGCCGCCCGGTTCGCATCGATCTCGTCGGCGTGTACGTACTCCCGGAACAGCTGGGTTGCGCGGTAACCGGCGCTGCCTGCGGCACGTTCCAACTCGGTGATGTCGTGCCAGCGGTGCGCGCGGTCGAGCACTTCCGCGGCGAGTAGCGCCAGGACGGGTAGCGGGCCTGCGGTGGCGGTGGCGATCAAGGCGTCCGCTCCGAGGGTGCCGGCCCATACTGCCCGAAGTTCGTCGGCGTCACAGCGTTGGACGAACTCAAGGACGGTGCGGGGTTTCGTATCTTCCGGACTATCCATCACCAGCCGTATCGCGAGCGCACGCTGCTGGTGCGCGAGATAGTCGCCGATCGTCAGCGCGGGTGGGATCGCATCAGCCACCGGATACGGATGGCGCACAGCCGCCCCCGGGAACGGACTGCCGATCGGGCCGCTGTAATCGAGCATCTTCTGCATCTCCGAGCCCGTCAGCGTGAACACCCACGCCGGCAGCCGCGCGCACACCTTCGTGGACGGCATCCGCAACGTCGCAGGCTCACCACCACTTCCCGAACTTGTGGGTTCGACAACGGGTACGGACGAGTCGTCACCAGATGCTGACGACCCGTCCGAACCCAAAATATCGGTGCCACGCCACAGCGCCTGCCGCAGCCGGGCTAATCGAGAAGCGTTGTCGGACATGTCCAGTACTCCCTCGAACCAGACCTCGGCACACACATGCCTCGGAATCTCCACGGTAGCGACGAAACCCCGCACCGCCCACCGCCCCGGCTCCGTCGACTCACGATCGATATGCGACACATCCCCATACCCGCTCCGTCCATCCAGCCACCAACACTCCTCCAGCTAAGTGCCCGCCGAAGTCCCGCTGGTGTTCTTGGGCCGGTATCGCAGCACTACAACGTCATCGAGCACGGTGGCGTCGAGAAACTCCAATCGACGCCGTGACCCGCCGGGGAAGTTCGCAAGATTGACGAAACGCGGTGCGTCCCGCTGGCCGATCAGTAGCGGCGCTACAGCGACACGCAGTTCATCCACCAGTCCTGCTTCGAGGAATGCTGTGTGAATGTGGGTGCCGCCCTCAACGATCAGCTGAGCGATTCCGCGCCCACCAAGATCGTCGAGCAGCGCACCCCAAAAATCCGGCTCGCCGACACTGATGACTTCAGCAACCGCACTGAGGCTGTCACCCAGCTTCTCGGCACCCTCAAAGCTGGTGTACACCAGCGGCTTACCGGCCTCGATATGGTGATGGAACATGCGAGCAGACGGGTCGATATCGCCGGAGCGGGTGACCGTCACCTTGAGTAGGTTCGCGGGCTTCCCCGCCGCAGTGCGTGCATCGCGACGTTCCTCGCTACGCAGCCACAAACGCGGATCATCCCGGCGCACGGTCTCGGCTCCGATGAGGATGGCGTCGGATTCGGCGCGCAACTGGTCGACACCGTCGAAATCACGCTCGTTCGACAGGTACAGACGCTCGGGAATGGTGTCGTCGATGTAGCCGTCGAGGCTGACGGCAACCGAGAGCACTACGTATGGTCGGGGCAACTCTCGGCCTCCCAGGCGGCGAAGGCGTCACAGAATTCCGCGACACCCGTTTGTGTGCTGGCGGGATCGATCATGCCCGACAGTCGTCCGACCGTGAGCAGGATGCGCGCCGACGTGGTAAGCAGGGCGGCGGCCCGCCGCCCGCCTGCGCCGGTCAATTCACCACCGGCTCAGTGTCTTCCACGTGTCGGTGCACCAGCATCGCGAGCTGTGCCAGCGCTTTAGCCGCCTCGAGCCCGAGAGCGCGGAGTTCGGAAACCGGCACGGTGTTCAGATCGCGAAACATCGCCAACAGGACATGCTCGGTACCAACTTGGTCGGATCCCGCCGCATGCGCGATTTCCAGCGCCGAGGCGAGCAATTTCACCAGGTTGGGCGCGCAGGCGATCGCCATCGTCGGAGTGGTCATTCGGCGTCTCCCGGGGTGACTGCTGACGCACGGCGATGGTACGTATTTTCAGGCGACACTGTGATCACCGCGGCCACTTCGATCACCGTGGCGGGTACTTGGTCCTCGTCGAGATGCTCGAGGCTCGGCACGAATACCGCGTCGACACCGGTTCGGGCTACTACGACGCGCAGGCGATGCATACGCTGTTCCGTCTGCGAGTTGAACACGACCGTTTTTCGCAGGTCATAGCCCAATTGCTTTGCCCGATGGCGGATTTGGTTCTCGTCCCACGCCTGACGGGACCCCGATATGTCGCTGCGGAGGTATCCAACTGCGGAAGGATTCTTGAGAATCATGACTACCCCCTGCTGATCGGGACGTACGCGCGCGGCACCTCGGCGACGAGACGATTCTGAATCTCGGCGACAGTCAACCGTTTCGGCCGTTCTTTGCGATCTGCGCCCGGCATTGTGAAGGCCACGGCGCTGAAGAGCACTAGCGCGACGGCGGTGATTTCGAGGATGATGTGCATGTCGGATGCCTCTCGTTCCCTGCACGCTTCTGGAGTGCACCCGGCACCAGGGATGTGGGATTCGTCCTGGCACCGGGGCTGATTTCAGGGTTCCAGTTGTTCGGGCGTGCGAACAGCGCAAAACTGTAGGCAAATAGGGGCATCGGACCCGCGTGGAGACAGCCGACGAACGAGCAATTCAAGGCATTTCGGCTTGCCAGTGGCTTGACGCAGGGTCAGCTGGCCGAGTTGGTGTGCGATCACGTCGAGGCTGCGACCGGCCACCGCCCGGCAGTTGACGACCAAGCGATCAGCCGGATCGAGTGCGGCGAGATTGCTTGGCCCAGGCGTGCGACACGTCAAGCTCTCGTGGCATTGTTGGGAACTGATTCGGAAGCCGCTCTCGGGCTCTACCCGAAGAGAACCAAGCGTGACTCGAACAAGGACGAAGCCACGAAACGCAGACACTTCCTCGCCCTCGCGGGCCTCGCTGCCCCATTATTGGGCAGTCGGACACCCCCGCATATCGGGACGATCGACGTCGAGCGGATGCGCCGAAAGTTCATCAAGCTCGAAGCGCTGGACAGCGAGCATGGCGGCGGTGACACGTTCCATCTGTATTTCACCGAATTGGCCCGCACCGAGCAGATTCTTCGCAGCAGTACACGGCGACTCCAGGTCTCAGACGGCCTTGTCGAGCTGGCCGCGCAGCAGGCTCAGCAGGCGGGCTGGGCGGCCTTCGATGCTGGTTTCAACGACGTTGCCGTGGGACTGTTCGAGTACAGCCACAGCGCCGCGAAGCAGGCCGGAAGCCTCGAGCTGGAAGCAAATGCGTTCGTCCATATTGCCTATGCGACAGGACAATCCGAGTCAATTCAGGCAGCTGATGCCGCGTGCGCCGCACTCGGAGTTAGTGCGCCGGGGAAGACGGTCGCGATGCTGCAATCGCGGCGCGCCTGGTCCTTCGCCATGGAGGGCGAGACCGACGCTGCTGCCCGCGCCCTCGACGATGCACACGCTGGCCTAGATGCCGGGGATGATGCACCGAGCTGGTGTTCATGGATGAACCACGCCGAGCTCGACATCATGGCGGGCCGCGTGTGGTCCGTGCTGCACCAGCCAGAGCGCGCAATTCCGCGACTCGAGCGCACGCTAGCGGACTACCCAGACGACTGGGCGAGGGACAAGGCGCTGTACCTCACCTGGTTGGCGGACGCTTACCTCGATGCAGGCGATCATGAGCAGGCCGTCGCCGCAGCTGAGCAAGCTTTCACGCTCGCCAGTGAAGTGTCTTCGGTGCGACCGCTCGCACGCGTCCGCGAGACCGCTCAGCGAGCATTCGCCGCAGGTGCGGTCGGCGCGGCGGATCTCGTACGCCGAGCCGCTGGCGCGCGAGCTCCTATTCCTTTGCAGCTGTGAATTTCTCGACCCACTCGACGTAATGCTCGATTGCCCATTCGATGGGCGACGCGACAACCTCCGCGCCACCCGACCATGGGTGCAACTCCACAATCCGATCAGCAAGTTGGTCCCGGACAGCGGCTGACGTTTTTAGGGTGACCCGCCATTCCTGACCCTCACCGAGCTCGTCATCATGCCAGTACACCGACATCGCAGGACCGGTCACCTCAGCGCCGGCGGCAAGCCGTTCGGCCACCACGGTTCGGGCGATCTTCTGTGCATCTTCCTCGGTCGGAGTTGTCGAGGTTACCGCCCACACCCTTACCTCTGTCATGTCGACAACCCTATTCGGACATCAGAATCCATGACAGACGTTCGGCTGGGTGTGCTGGGCAGAAAGCCGGCCAAGGTCTCGCCCAGCCCTCCGGTGTCTCGACGCAGTCGGCGGATCGCGTGACGGTTCCGTCGTCGGCGAATGACGGAGGAGTGCGGTGCGGGCAACGACTTTCGCGGATTACATAGTATGATGCGCATATTTCCATGTTCATACTATTGAGCTATGGGAATGGCAAGGAATCGCACATTTCGACACCGGGTGGCCTACGGGTTCGCAGTTCCCCTCGGCAAAATAGGCTTGCGGGCTTCGTGGCGGCACTCCCCTATGACGACAGGAGCCTCAGGGATGAAGCAGCATCTGATCGCGGCGCGGGAGTTGATTGTGCCGCCGCGGGGGCATGCGCATGGGCCGTTGCCGCCGCTGTTGCTGGGGTTGACGGTGGTTACCGGGGTGGTTGATGCGTTCAGTTATCTCGAACTCGGGCATGTGCTGGTGGCGAATATGACGGGAAATGTTGTGTTTCTGGGGTTTTCCGTCGGGAATGCGCCGGGGTTCGTGTGGTGGGCGCTGTTGCTGGCGGTGGTGGTTTTTCTGATCGGAGCGGTGAGTGGGGGGCGGCTGTATACGCACCTGGGTGCGCATCGCGGGCGGCATCTCTTCGGGGCGGTGACTACTCAGTTGGTGCTGATCACGGCGGCGTGGGTGATTGCGGTGCTTATTGACAACCCTTACCGGGGGTGGGGGCTGGCGATACTCATCGTGTTTCTCGCGGCGGGGCTGGGGCTGCAGAATGCGACGGCTCGGGCGCTGGCGGTTCCCGATCTGACGACTACGGTGCTGACGTTGACGCTCACCGGCATCGCGGCCGATAGTGCGGCGGCGGGGGGCAGTGGAAGCAAGTTGGGGCGCAGGGTGATTCCGGTGGCTGCCATGTTTCTCGGTGCGGCGATCGGGGCTGCGCTGGTTGTGCACGGTCACGGGGCGGCGGCGCTTGCGGTGGCGGTGATCGTGCTCGCGGGTATCACCGGGTTCGCCTACCGGGCGGCGAGATCGACCGAGGCTTGGACGAACAAGCCTTGACATGATCCGGTGGGCAGCCGAATCCGCGGCGAATCGGCTGCCCACCGGCGGAGGAATCAGGCCTTGCGGCCGATACCCGCCCAGTACCAGGCACTTTCGGCGTCAGCGACGGCGGTGGGCTTGCTGGTGAGCTCGGGGCGCCACGCGGCGACGGGGACCAGACCCGGATCGATCAGGGTGGTGCCGGTGAACAGCCCGCTGGTATCGGATTTGCTGCGCGGATAGAAGGTGATGCCGGAGCTTTCGGCGGCTGCCGCGACTCCGGCCATCGCCTCGGGCGCGAAATCCGCTGTGGGATGCGTTATTACGATGTAGCTGCCGGAAGGCACCGCGTCCAGGAGGGCGGCGATGATTTCCTGGGGATGGTCGCTGTCGCGGAAGTACATCATGATCGCGACGAGCATGATGGCGACCGGTTCGGACAGGTCGAGGGTCTCGGTGAGATCGGGATTGCCGAGGATCGAATCCGGCTCGTGCAGGTCGGCATGGATGAACCGGGTGCGACCCTGGGGCGTGCTGTCCATCAGCGCGCGGGCGTGGGCCAGCACGATCGGATCTTTGTCGACGTACACGACACGCGCGTTGGCATCCAGACTCTGGGCCACCTCGTGGGTGTTTCCAGCGGTCGGAATTCCGGTGCCGATATCGAGGAACTGCGTGATCCCGGCCTCGGCGACCAGGTAGCGGACCGCACGCGACAGGAAGGCCCGGTTGGCGCGCGCCATGGTCTTGATGGTGGGGACGTGCTCGGCGATCGTATCGCCCAGCGCCCGGTCCGCCGGATAGTTCTCCTTACCGCCGAGCCAGTAGTCGTAGACGCGGGCCTCGTGCGGGATGGTGGTGTCGATCTCGGTCGGCAACTGGGTGCCGAAAGCGTTGTCGGTCATCGGATCTCTGTTCTGGTCGGGCGGGTGATGGCGAGCGAGTCGAGGGCTTCGGCGGTGCGCTGGGGCGAGGTGGCGCAGACGCACAATCGGTCCCAGAGCGCATTGAAGCGGTCCAGATCGACGGGTTTGTCGAGGAACTGGGGACCGGTGGGGTGCGGGAAGTGGACGATATCGCTCAACTCGGGGGCAGCGAACCGCAGCATGGTGAAGGCGGTGCCGCTGATGGCGGGGCCGCCGATGTGATCGGGCAGCACCTGCACGGTGATATTGGGATGTGTCGCCATCTCCGCCAAATGGCTCAGCTGCCCCTGCCACACCTCGTGCCCGCCGAGCGGGCGGCGCAGGGCCGCCTCCTCCACGACGAACCACGCCCTGGGCGGATCGGCGCGGGTGAGCAATCGCTGCCGCCGCACCAGCGCCTCGACCCGGCGCTGGATATCGGCCGCGGGCTCACGGTCGGCGATCGCGAAGACCGTATGCGCGTAGGAGGGCGTCCACAAGAGCTCGGGAACCAAACCCGGTGCATAACAACGGATGAGCGCGGACGCATCCTCCAGTGCCGAATAGGTGTCCGGCCGCGCGGTCGCCAGATCCGGACCGGCCTGCCAGCGCCCGACGGCATTGGCCCGCTCCGCCAGCTGCAGGAACTCGGCGCGGGTGCCCGCGTCGCGCACTCCGTAGGCGGTCAGCAGATCGGCAATATCCTTGGCGCGGAAGCTCACTCGCCCCGCCTCGAGTCGGCTGATCTTCGAGTGCGAGGCGCGGATCACCCGCCCGGCTCGGTCCCCGCTGATGCCGGCCGATTCGCGCAATCTGCGCAGGCGCACTCCGAGGACGCGGCGGAGCAGTGCCGGATCCTCGCTCGGTTCTTCGGCGATGCAACTACTCCCGACACTGGTCAAGTCCTCGATCATGGCCACTCCCGTCGGCATTACCCATGCGAACCAGAGTGTGCCACAACCTATTACAACTCACACATCGGCGTCCAGCACGTGCAAATGCACGTGCCAGGGGCTATGGTTGGGCGGGAGTCAGCAGGTATTCCCATTGGGGGCCGCGATGAAGAAGAGCGATACCACTCGAACATTCGGGTCCGATCCCTACCGGATCGGCATCACGGATGTTGTCACCAACTATGGGCTGGACGCGGTGCAGCGCAGGATCGAACAATTGCGCATCACCGGACTCCACTACGCCGCAACAGCGATCGAAAGCGAACTCGCGATCGCACGGGTCAGCGAATCGCCGGTGCTCCTGCGCCGGCAGTCGGCATAGCGCTCATCGGGTCGGCGGGAAAACAGAGCCGAGGCTACGGATTCGCCTGTTTTTCCGGATGACCGGCGCCGACGATGCGCAGCGCGAGGTCGACGTAGTAGTCCCCGAGCTCCTCGGGCGACCAGGCGCCGTCCTCGCGGTACCAGCGCGCGATATCGATGCCGAGCGACAGCACCGCGACCGCCGCGATATGCGGATTCGGATTGTCGAAGGACCCGTCGGCCACACCGTGTTCGATCAGGTCGCGGACCTGCGCATCGATGGTGTGGCGAATATCCTTGACCTCACGCTGATGCTCGGGACTGAGCGCGGCGAGCTCGTAATTGATGACGCGCGCGACGGTGTGCGCGCGAGCATGGTGGATCGCGAAATCCCGCACCAGCGCGACGAGTTGCTCGGTGGGATCGGCCGAGGAGGCGATGGCGGCCTGGATGCGCTCCAGGGTATCGAGGTGACCGGTGCGCGAAATCTGGTAGAGCAGTTCCTCTTTGGAGCGATGGTGCACATAGATCGCCGCGGTGCTCAATCCGGCGATCGAGGTGACGTCACGGGTGGTGGAGCCGTGGAATCCGCGGTCGGCGAAAGCGACCACGGCGGCATCGAGCAACCGTGTTCGAGTCTCGTCCGCGCGTGAGCGGTCCTGCGCTTCGGCCACCTGGACAGTCTCCCATTCATTCGGACCGTGGCATGCCAGGCACCCGTCGGCAGCCCTCGCGCACCCGGCCCGGTAGGAGGCCGGGTGCGTGTCATCTCTCAGACCGCGAGCACAAGCTTCCCGGTGTTCGCGCCGGTGAAGAGCATGTTCAAGGTCTCGCCGAAGCGCGCCACCCCACCTTCGACCACGTGTTCGCGGCTCTTGATCTTGCCCTCGGCCAGCCATTGCGCCAGCTGCGCACCGGCCTCCGCATAGCGATCGGCGTAGTCGAAGACCACGAATCCGGTCATGGAGGCCCGGAACACCAGCAGCGACATATACCGCGACGGTCCCGGCGGCGGCTTCTCCTCGTTGTAGGCCGAGATCGCACCGCACAGCACGATGCGGGCGCCGCGGCGCAGATTGGCCAGCGCGGCGTCGAGGATCTCACCGCCCACATTGTCGAAGTAGACGTCGATGCCGTCGGGGGCGGCCGCCCGCAGCTGCCGCAGCACGTCACCTGCGCGGTAGTCGATCGCCGCGTCGAATCCCAGCTCCTCGGTGAGCATCCGGCACTTCTCCGGACCGCCCGCGATACCGATCACGGTGGCGCCCTTGGCCTTCGCGATCTGCCCGGCCACACTGCCGACGGCGCCCGCGGCGGCCGAGACCAGCACGGTCTCCCCCGCGCGCAGCTTCCCGACCTCGAGCAGACCGAAATACGCTGTCATACCGGGCATTCCGAGCGTGCCCAGCCAGGTGGGCCCGGATGCGACGCTCAGATCGACCGGCTGCACGCCGCGGCCGTCGCTGAGGGCGTACTCGGTGACGCCGAAGATGCCGCTGACCGTGTCACCGACCGCGAAGTCCGGATGATTCGATTCGACGACCGTCGCGATATCCAGCGACCGCATCACCTCCCCGATGCCGACCGGCGGCACATAGGAGCGGACATCGTTGAGCCAGCCGCGCATGGCCGGATCCAGGGAGATGAAACCGACCTTGACCAGGATCTCGCCCGGTCCGGGCTCGGGCAGCTCGGTGGTCGTCACATTCCAGGTGTCGGCGGTGGTCAGACCGGTCGGCCGTGCGGCCAGGCGTACCTGCTGGGTCTTCGTCATGCGCCACTCCTTCTCGTACAGGTCGAATTCATCTGCGTGCCTCAGGCTTTCCGGCCCCAGGAGGGATCCCGGCGGCGCAGTTCCATATGCGCGATGGTCCGCTTGTGCACCTCGTCCGGACCGTCGGCCAGCCGCAGCGTCCGCGCGTGCGCGTACATGCTGGCCAGCGGGAAGTCGTCGGAGACACCGGCGCCACCGTGCACCTGGATGGCCCGGTCGATCACCTTCAGCGCCATCTGCGGCGCCGCCACCTTGATGGCGGCGATCTCGGTGCGCGCGTTCTTGTTTCCGACGGTGTCCATCAGATACGCGGCCTTGAGGGTCAGCAGCCGGACCATTTCGATCTCGATGCGGGACTCCGCGATCCAGTCCTGGATATTGGCCCGGTCGGCCACCGGCGCGCCGAAGGTGCTGCGCGACTGGGCCCGATCGATCATCAGGTCCAGCGCCCGCTCGGCCATGCCGACGATCCGCATGCAGTGATGGATGCGGCCGGGCCCCAGCCGCGCCTGGCTGATCATGAATCCGTCGCCCTCGGCGGCCAGCAGCGCGGTGCTCGGCACCCGGACATTCTCGAATACCACCTCCGCGTGGCCTTCTCGGTCCTGATAGCCGAATACCGGCAGCCCGCGCACGACGGTCACACCGGGCGTATCGAGCGGGACCACCATCATGCTCTGCTGCCGATGCTTCGGTGCGTCGAGGTCGGTCTTACCCATCACGATGAGCACCTTGCAGTTCTTGTGCAGCGCATTGGACGTCCACCATTTGCGGCCGTTCAGTACGTAGTCGTCCCCGTCGCGATCCATGCGCAGCTGGATATTGGTGGCGTCGGAACTCGCGACCGCGGGTTCGGTCATGGCGAAGGCGGAGCGGATCTCACCCGCGAGCAGCGGCGCGAGCCACTCCCGCTTGTGCTCCTCGGTGCCGAAGAGCGTCAGCACCTCCATATTCCCGGTGTCGGGGGCACTGCAGTTGGTGACCTCCGGCGCCAGATGCGCACTGCGGCCCATGATTTCGGCCAGCGGCGCGTATTCGGAATTGGTCAGCCCCGGACCCCACTCCGGATGCGGATGGAACAGATTCCACAGCCCGCGCTTG encodes the following:
- a CDS encoding phosphotransferase family protein — translated: MTDPAAGLAAFLTDTFSAKVRVTEVEVLSAGARRRNIAFTANIEGAGARRLVATLVPPAVQIISVETEAAVRELARTQGVPVPELVAVCGDHRTAEPFIISDHVTGETVPRKVLRLIAATGHAETVARQWGEAMGRLHAIDPGEAPQSLPAAGPDPAADTLRTAEQGVRTLLGERPVFALALRWLERRQPAPPPRIALLHTDLRNGNIIVGEDGLRAVLDWEGAQRFGDPMRDVAWSALRMWRFREDAREFGGFADRASFVRGYESAGGNFDVDRFRWWKVMGTLAWGVGLASQAAAHLDGTVRDIVMAASGRRVSEIEWDLLMLIRPDTKA
- a CDS encoding acyl-CoA dehydrogenase family protein codes for the protein MDFELPHELTAYLRELDSFIEAEIIPLEQQHDNIRFFDHRREDARTDWDRNGLPSAEWEELLAQARRRADAAGHYRYAFPQEFGGRDGNNLGMAVIREHLAKRGLGLHCDLQNEHAIVANNVGLLLMLEYGSEAQKTQWVDGLADGSRFFAFGITEPEHGSDATHMETTAVRDGDDWIINGAKTWNTGVHIADADLIFARTAGQAGDGRGITAFLVPTSAPGFQVEEYLWTFNMPTDHARISLTEVRVPNSAIFGQEGRGLGVVQHFFNENRIRQAASSLGAAQYCIDQSVAYAKERKPFGTPLAANQAIQFPLVELHTQCEMLRALIHKTAWSMDTYGTFTVSEQVSMCNYWANRLCCEAADRAMQVHGGLGYSRHKPFEHIYRHHRRYRITEGAEEIQMRRVAGYLFGFMDRAAVKGV
- a CDS encoding class I SAM-dependent methyltransferase — translated: MGLSAAEVFDGLGIDYEKAFAGLTAHREELEWLLSELPARSKVLDVGCGTGRPTAEVLVAAGHDVTGCDISPGMIEIARNQVAGARFEVADLRTLSYPAESWDAVTAFFPLLQLTRAEIDAALVKFADWLTPGGIFLLATVPADVESLDIEFMGKPVTVSSYPPEEFARRLTTAGLEVLHHRVVEFHPDHPNAIPEHDLFLAARKPPDQ
- a CDS encoding RibD family protein, coding for MLSVAVSLDGYIDDTIPERLYLSNERDFDGVDQLRAESDAILIGAETVRRDDPRLWLRSEERRDARTAAGKPANLLKVTVTRSGDIDPSARMFHHHIEAGKPLVYTSFEGAEKLGDSLSAVAEVISVGEPDFWGALLDDLGGRGIAQLIVEGGTHIHTAFLEAGLVDELRVAVAPLLIGQRDAPRFVNLANFPGGSRRRLEFLDATVLDDVVVLRYRPKNTSGTSAGT
- a CDS encoding Clp protease N-terminal domain-containing protein, with amino-acid sequence MTTPTMAIACAPNLVKLLASALEIAHAAGSDQVGTEHVLLAMFRDLNTVPVSELRALGLEAAKALAQLAMLVHRHVEDTEPVVN
- a CDS encoding tetratricopeptide repeat protein → MTQGQLAELVCDHVEAATGHRPAVDDQAISRIECGEIAWPRRATRQALVALLGTDSEAALGLYPKRTKRDSNKDEATKRRHFLALAGLAAPLLGSRTPPHIGTIDVERMRRKFIKLEALDSEHGGGDTFHLYFTELARTEQILRSSTRRLQVSDGLVELAAQQAQQAGWAAFDAGFNDVAVGLFEYSHSAAKQAGSLELEANAFVHIAYATGQSESIQAADAACAALGVSAPGKTVAMLQSRRAWSFAMEGETDAAARALDDAHAGLDAGDDAPSWCSWMNHAELDIMAGRVWSVLHQPERAIPRLERTLADYPDDWARDKALYLTWLADAYLDAGDHEQAVAAAEQAFTLASEVSSVRPLARVRETAQRAFAAGAVGAADLVRRAAGARAPIPLQL
- the cutA gene encoding divalent-cation tolerance protein CutA, which translates into the protein MTEVRVWAVTSTTPTEEDAQKIARTVVAERLAAGAEVTGPAMSVYWHDDELGEGQEWRVTLKTSAAVRDQLADRIVELHPWSGGAEVVASPIEWAIEHYVEWVEKFTAAKE
- a CDS encoding YoaK family protein; this encodes MKQHLIAARELIVPPRGHAHGPLPPLLLGLTVVTGVVDAFSYLELGHVLVANMTGNVVFLGFSVGNAPGFVWWALLLAVVVFLIGAVSGGRLYTHLGAHRGRHLFGAVTTQLVLITAAWVIAVLIDNPYRGWGLAILIVFLAAGLGLQNATARALAVPDLTTTVLTLTLTGIAADSAAAGGSGSKLGRRVIPVAAMFLGAAIGAALVVHGHGAAALAVAVIVLAGITGFAYRAARSTEAWTNKP
- a CDS encoding SAM-dependent methyltransferase → MTDNAFGTQLPTEIDTTIPHEARVYDYWLGGKENYPADRALGDTIAEHVPTIKTMARANRAFLSRAVRYLVAEAGITQFLDIGTGIPTAGNTHEVAQSLDANARVVYVDKDPIVLAHARALMDSTPQGRTRFIHADLHEPDSILGNPDLTETLDLSEPVAIMLVAIMMYFRDSDHPQEIIAALLDAVPSGSYIVITHPTADFAPEAMAGVAAAAESSGITFYPRSKSDTSGLFTGTTLIDPGLVPVAAWRPELTSKPTAVADAESAWYWAGIGRKA